The genomic stretch GCGGGCCTTCGAGGAGAACGGCCGGGCCCGCCGCGGCTACTTCGTGGAGACGCTGGGCGCCGCCCAGTTCGGCACCCCCGGGTCGATCGACCGGGTGCGCAGCTTCGCCAGCCCCGACCGGGTGCCGGCCGGCCCGGTCGTCCTGGCCGCCACCGACCCGGCCAACGTCTACGGCGCTGCGCTGCCGTGGCCCGAGCGGGCGGTCGCCGCCGGGGACGGCGACGCGGTCGACCTGGGCGAGGGCACGGCCACGAAGAAGAGCGGCCACCGGGCCGGGCGCAAGGCAGGCGCCCTGGTCGTGCTGGTCGACGGCGAACTTGTGCTCTACGTCGAACGCGGCGGCAAGACGCTGCTGTCCTGGACCGATGAGGAGACCGTGCTCAAGGAGGCGGCCACCGCGTTGTCCGGTGCGGTCGCCTCGGGCGCGCTGGGCCGGATGGTCGTGCAGAAGGCCGACGGCGCCTCGGTGCACGAGTCCGGCCCGCTCACCGCCGCCCTCCAGGCAGCCGGTTTCGCCGCGACCCCGCGCGGCCTCCGCCTCCGCGCCTGACCAGCCGGGCACCTGTGCGGCTGAACGCCGGGTCAGGTGGGCGCCGGGTCAGGTGGGCGCCGGGTCAGGTGGGCGCCGGGTCAGGTGGGCGCCGGGTCAGGTGGGCGCCGGGTCAGGTGGGCGCCGGGTCAGGTGGGCGCCGGGTCAGCGGCGGCGCGAGCCCTGCAGCCACGGGGCCAACCAGCGGCTCAACCGTGGCATCAGCAACCGCAGCGCCGTCACGACGTAGACCGCGGACAGCAGCAGGCGCAGCGGCCACGGCCAGTCGCCGACGACCGGCACGGCCAGCAGCTGGAAGCTGGTGGTGAACAGCAGCACGACGGCGACTGTGAGCAGCCAGCTGCGCCACACCGGGCCCGGCCGCGGCGGTACGGCGAAGAACGTCTCCAGCCCGACCGCGCGGGCCACCCGCTCGTCCTCGACCAGCCGGCGCACGCGGTCCAGCGCCTCCCGCCGCTGCGGCGAACGCTCCCACGCGGCCAGCGACGCGTCGTCGGCGAAGCGGTAGACCAGGTGGTACTCGTCGCTGGCCGGCCCCGGCCGCAGCAGCGACGACCCGAGGTGCCCGGGGAACGTGGCGACCAGCTCCTGCACGTCGTCCGCCCACCGCTCGAACGCGCCGTGCTGCTCGGGCCGCACGACCCGGGCGACGGTCACGGTCACCGGCTCGTGCGCCGGTGCCCGGGTGGTGCCGGTGCTGGTCAGGTGCCGCAGTCGCGAGGTCACGTCCACGAGGTGCACCAGCACCGACGATCCCCCGCCTGTTCCGCGCTGTCGGCCCACTCACAGCGCTCCACCCCGGACGGGGGACCCCGACCGCCCGCCCCGGGGGACCATGGACGGCGTGCCCGAGGGAGACACCGTCTGGCTGGCCGCCCAGCGGATGAACACGGCGCTGGCCGGCGCGACCCTCCGCCGCGGCGAGCTCCGGGTACCGCAGCTGGCCGCCGTCGACCTGACCGGGGCGACCGTCACCGAGGTCGTGCCCCGCGGGAAGCACATGCTCATCCGCCTGGCCGACCGCCGTACGCTGCGCACCCACTACCGGATGGACGGCAGCTGGCACATCTACCGCCGGGGCAGTCGCTGGCGCGGCGGCCCCGGGCACGACGTCCGCGCCGTGCTGGCCACCGACGTCCACGAGTGCGTGGGTTACCGGCTGCACGACATGCGCATCGTGCCCACCGCCGACGAGGCCCAGCTCGTCGGCCACCTCGGCCCCGACGTGCTGGGCCCGGACTGGGACGTCGATGAGGCGCTGCGGCGGCTGCGCTCGCACCCCGACGAGCAGATCGGCGTCGCCCTCCTGGACCAGCGCAACCTGGCCGGCCCGGGCAACCTGTACAAGGTCGAGTCGCTGTTCCTGACCGGGGTGAACCCGTGGGCCCGGGTCGCGGACGTGCCCGACCTGCGCGCACTGGTCGAGCGGGCCCGCACGCTCATGCTGGCCAACCGCGACCGCCCCGAGCAGAGCACCACCGGGATCCTCCGGCGCGGGCAGGACCACTGGGTCGCCGGCCGGAAGGGCCGGCCGTGCCGCCGCTGCGGCACGCGGATCGAACTCGGCGACCAGGGCCCGGACCTGCAGGAGCGGGTGACCTGGTGGTGCCCGACCTGCCAGGCCACCCCGGTGCCGGTGGACCCGCGAGCGCGCACCGGCCTGCCCGGCACCGAGCCCCGTCGCGCCGCCTACTGAGGCGCACGCCCCGCGCGGCGGGGATCATGACGGCATGCCCGAGGGAGACACCGTCTGGTTGGCGGCCAACCGGATGAACACCGCGCTGGCCGGCGCCACCCTCACCACGGGCGAGCTGCGCGTGCCCCAGCTGGCCACGGTCGACCTCGCCGGCGCCACCGTCACCGAGGTGGTGCCGCGCGGCAAGCACATGCTCACCCGCTTCGCCGACGGCCGCACGCTGCGCAGCCACTACCGGATGGACGGCAGCTGGCACATCTACCGGAACGGCACCCCGTGGAAGGGCGGGCCCGCGCACAGCATCCGGGCCGTGCTGTCCACCGACGCGTGGGACTGCGTCGGCTACCGGCTGCACGACCTCCGGATCGTGCCGACGAGCGCCGAGCACGAGCTGGTGGGCCATCTGGGTCCCGACGTGCTGGGCCCGGACTGGGACCTGGACGAGGCGCTGCGCCGGCTGCGGTCGCACCCCGACGAGGAGATCGGCGTGGCGGTGCTCGACCAGCGCAACCTGGCCGGCATCGGCAACCTGTACAAGGTCGAGACGCTGTTCATGACCCGCACCCACCCGTGGACCCGAGTGGCCGACGTCCCCGACCTGCCCGGCCTGGTCACCCGCGCCCGCACGCTGATGCAGGCCAACCGCGACCGCCCCGAGCAGAGCACCACCGGCTCGACCCGGCGCGGGGAGGACCACTGGGTCTTCGGCCGCCGCGGCCGCCCGTGCCGCCGCTGCCGGACGCCGATCCTGCTCGGTGACCAGGGCCCGGACACCCAGGAGCGGGTGACCTACTGGTGCCCGCAGTGCCAGGCCGCCCGCAGCCCCATCGACCCGACCGCCCGGACCGGCGAGCGCGACCACCCGCCGTCGCTGGCCGGCCGCTGATCCCCGCGCACCGTCACCCGCCGGAGCGGTCCCGCGAACGCCCCGCACGACGGGCATCGCGCCGGCGCCCGAGCCAGCGGATCAGCCGGGCGACCGCCAGGTCCGGGCCCGCCGCGTTGCCCACGCTCGCCTGCTCGCCCAGGAACCCGCCGTTCGGGTCGTGCCGCCCGTCCCGGCCCCAGGGGCCGCGGTCCAGTGTGCCCATCGTCGCCTCCGTGGTCCGGGTGCTCTCACCCGGCTGCCTCGCCCGGCTGCCTGCGTCGGGCCGAGTGTGCCGTACCGGGACGCACCGCGGGCCGATCCGGGACCGGACACGGCACCGCCCGGTGCCGGACGACGTCCGGGACCGGGCGGTGCGTGTCCTGCGTGTGCGGGCTCAGGCCTGCTCGGGCCGCTCGGCCGGCTGGGCGGCCGGCTGCTGCTCGGTGCCGGGGACGGCGTCGGTGCCCTGCTCGATGGCCGCGGCCTGCTGCCCGCCGGTGACCGCCTGCTGCCCGGTGCCGCCGGCACCCTGCTGTCCGGCCATCGCGGCGCGGATCTCGGCGAGCCGGGAGGAGCCGGCCACGTCGAGGGTCGCCTTCTGCACGTCGAGCATCCGGCCCTCGACCGAGTTCTGCGCCAGCTCCGCCTGGCCCAGGGCGTTGGCGTACCGGGACTCGATCTTGTCGCGCACCTCGCCGAGGCTCGGCGTGTTGCCCGGCGCGGACAGCTCGTTGACCTGACGCAGCGAGTCCGAGACCCGCTCCTGCATCTTGGCCTGCTCCAGCTGGGACAGCAGCTTCGTGCGCTCGGCGAGGGTGGTCTGCAGCCGCATCCGGCTGGTCTCCACCGCGCCCTTGGCCTGCTCGGCGGCCTGCAGCGCCTCGTCGTGGCTGCGCTTGAGGTCCTCCATCGCCTGCTCGGCGCTGACCAGCTGGGTGGCGAACGCCTGGGCCGCCTGCTCGTACTCGGCGGCCTTCGCCGCGTCACCGGCAGCCCGGGTCTGGTCGGCCAGCACGAGCGCCTGCCGGGCGGACGCCTGCATCTGCTCGACCTCGCTCAGCTGCCGGTTGAGCCGCATCTCCAGCTGACGCTGGTTGCCCAGCACCGCGGCGGCCTGGTTGGCCAGCGCCTGGTGCCGCTGCTGCTCTGCCTCGATGGCCTGCGAGATCTGGACCTTGGGGTCCGCACGCTGGTCGATCTGCTGGTTGGCCGACGCCGTCAGGTACTTCCACAGCTTCACGAACGGGTTGGGCATGGCTCCTCCTGTCCGGCGCGCCGGCCCGCCGGGAGGCGGTGGGGCGCGGCACGGGCGACGTCGTCATCGATCATCGTCCCAGTCGGTCGCGGAGGTCAGCCACCGCAGCCCTCCGGGCGTCGTGCTGGTGTTCCCGGGGCGTGCGCGGGGGCACGCCCGGGAACAGCCGGGGCCTGCGTCAGACGGGGCGGTTGCGCAGCCGGCGGTAGTGCTCGACCAGGGCGACCGTCGAGTCGTCCTGGTCGATCTCCGGCGCGTCCTCGCTGGTCAGCGCGGGGGCGAGCTGGCGGGCCATGACCTTGCCCAGCTCCACGCCCCACTGGTCGAAGGAGTCGATCTGCCAGATGACGCCCTCGGTGAAGACGGTGTGCTCGTAGAAGGCCACCAGCTGCCCCAGCGTCGACGGGGTGAGCTTCGGCGCGAGGATCGTCGTCGACGGCCGGTTGCCCGGCATGACCTTGTGCGGGACGACGTCGGCGGCGGTGCCGTCGGCGGCGACCTCCTCCGCGGTCTTGCCGAAGGCCAGGGCCGCGCTCTGCGCGAACATGTTGGCCATCAGCAGGTCGTGCATGTCGCCGATGTCGTGGTTGGGCTCGCCGAACCCGATGAAGTCCGACGGGATCAGCGACGTGCCCTGGTGCAGCAGCTGGTGGAACGCGTGCTGGCCGTTGGTGCCCGGCTCCCCCCAGTAGACCTCGCCGGTGGTGGTGCTGACGGGCTCGCCGTCCCAGGTGACCGACTTGCCGTTGCTCTCCATGGTCAGCTGCTGCAGGTAGGCCGGCAGCCGGGACAGGTACTGGCTGTAGGGCAGCACGGCGTGGGTCTGCGCGCCGAAGAAGCTCGTGTACCAGACGTTGAGCAGGCCCTGGAGCACCGGGAGGTTCTCCGCCAGCGGGGTGCGGCGGAAGTGCTCGTCGACGGCGTGGAAGCCGGCGAGCATCTCGTCGTAGCCGGCCGGCCCGATGGCGACCATCAGCGCGAGCCCGACGGCCGAGGTGAAGGAGTACCGGCCACCCACCCAGTCCCAGAACCCGAACATGTTCTCGGTGTCGATGCCGAACTCGGCGACGGCGTCGGCGTTGGTGGAGACGGCGACGAAGTGCTTCGCCACTGCGGACTCGTCGGCGCCGGAGGCCAGCAGCCAGTCGCGGGCGGCCGTCGCGTTGGTCAGCGTCTCCAGGGTGGTGAAGGTCTTGGAGCAGACGACGAACAGCGTGGTCGCCGGGTCCAGGTCCCGGGTCTTCTCCGCGAAGTCGGTCGGGTCGATGTTGGACACGAACCGGGCGGTGAGGCCGCGGTCGCTGTAGTCGGCCAGCGCCGTGTAGGCCATCGCCGGGCCGAGGTCGGAGCCACCGATGCCGATGTTGACCACCGCGCGGATCCGCTCGCCGGTGTGCCCGGTCCACTCCCCCGACCGCACCCGGTCGGCGAAGCCGCGCATCTTCGCCAGCACCTCGTGCACGTCCGCGGCCACGTCCTGGCCGTCGACGACCAGTTCCTGGCCGGCGGGGGCGCGCAGCGCGACGTGCAGGACCGCGCGGTCCTCGGTGGTGTTGATGTGCTCGCCGCGGAACATCGCCTCGATGCGCTCGGGCAGCCCGGCGCGCTCGGCGAGGGCGGCCAGCAGCCGCACCGTCTCGTCGGTGACCCGGTGCTTGGACCAGTCGACGTGCAGGTCGCCGGCGGTCCCGGTGAGCCGGTGGCCCCGGCCCGGGTCGTCGCTGAACAGCTGCCGCAGGGTCGCGCCCTCGATGGTGGCGTGGTGGGCGGCGAGCGCACCCCACTCGTCGGTCGCGGTGATGTCCAAAGCTGCCTCCTGGGTCGACCGAGGTCCGTCCCGACACAGGTGTGCACCACCGGGTCCGGACAAACGCTGCGGGGGCAGCATGCCGCACCGGGGCCACCGGTCCCCACCCGGGGAACCGGTGACCCCGCAGCCGGGTCAGGCGGCGCTGTTGCTGCGCTCGCTGATCGAGCCCTGGGCGTCGGCGACCTGCTCCTCGCGGTCCTGGGCGGCCATCCGGGTCAGCTCGGCACCGGCCTCGGCATCACGGGTGAGGTTCTCCCCCGACGCCGGGTCGAAGACGTGCACCTTGCGGCTGTCCAGCCAGAACTCCGCGTCGCGCCCCTCCCGGATCCGGCTGGTCGCATCGATGGACACGATCGCCTGGGTACGGAGCTCCTCGGCGTCCAGTTCGCGGGACAGGTCGCGCAGCTGCGCGCGGATCTCCTCGGGGGCCTCGTAGGGGATGTAGGCGAACTGCGAGTCGCCCAGCCACTCGGTGACGTCGACCCGGGCGGTGAACACCGAGCCCAGCGGCCGCTTCGCCTCGTCGACCAGCGAGGCGTCCTCGAAGTACTCCGGCCGGATGCCCACCAGCAGCACGTCGCGCCCGGCCACGGCGGCGGCCCGGCGCTCGTCGAGCTCGATCTGCCCGAACGGCGTCGTCAGCGTGCGGTCGTCCAGCGTGGCGGGCAGGAAGTTCATCGGCGGGGAGCCGATGAAGCCGGCGACGAACAGGTTGACCGGCTGCTCGTAGAGCTCCCGCGGCGAGGCGACCTGCTGGATCTTGCCCTTGCGCAGCACGCAGACCCGGTCGCCGAGCGTCATCGCCTCGGTCTGGTCGTGGGTGACGTACACCGTGGTGATGCCCAGCCGGCGCTGCAGCCGGCTGATCTCGGTGCGCATCTGGCCGCGCAGCTTGGCGTCGAGGTTGGACAACGGCTCGTCGAAGAGGAACGCCTCCGCCTGGCGCACGATGGCCCGGCCCATCGCCACCCGCTGGCGCTGACCGCCGGACAGGTTGGCCGGCTTGCGCTCCAGGTGCTCGTGCAGCTCCAGGACGTCGGCGGCCTCGTTGACCCGCTTCTGCACCTCGGCGTCGTCGACCTTGGACAGCCGCAGCGGGAAGGCGATGTTCTCGAACACCGTCAGGTGCGGGTAGAGCGCGTAGTTCTGGAAGACCATCGACAGGTTGCGCTCCCGCGGGGCCAGGTCGTTGACCCGCTTGCCGCCGATGACCATGTCGCCGCTGGTGATGTCCTCCAGCCCGACGATCATCCGCAGCAGGGTCGACTTCCCGCAGCCGGAGGGGCCGACCAGGATCATGAACTCGCCGTCGGCGATGTCCAGGCTGACGTCGTTCACCGCGGGGAACCCGTCGCCGTACTTCTTGACGATGCTCTTCATCTCGATGGAGGCCATCGGTGTCCGTTCCCTTCGTGGGGTGGGGATGCAGTTCGCTGGATGGCGCGCTGACCGGGCGGCTCAGCCCTTGACGGCGCCGTTGGTGAGGCCGGCGACGATGCGCCGCTGGAAGAGCAGCACCAGGACGACGACCGGGATGGTGACGATCACCGCGGCGGCGGCGATGGCGCCGGTCGGGTCCTCGAACTGCGAGGCGCCGGAGAACAGACCCAGTGCGGCCGGCACCGGCCGGGACGCCTCGGTGGAGGTGAGCGAGATGCCGTAGACGAAGTCGTTCCAGGCGATGAAGAACGCGATGATCGCCGTGGTGAAGACCCCGGGTGCGGCCAGCGGGACGATCACCTTGCGGAACGCCTGCCAGGTGGTCGCGCCGTCGACCTGGGCGGCCTGCTCCATCTCCCAGGGGATCTCCCGGAAGAACGCCGACATGGTCCAGATCGAGATCGGCAGGGTCAGCGACAGGTACGGGATGATCAGCCCCGGCCAGGTGTCGTACAGGCCGATGTTCCGCCACAGGTTGAACAGCGGCGTGACGATGGAGATGACCGGGAAGATCGCCACCGCCAGCGCGGTGCCGAGGATGAACTTCTTGCCGGGGAAGTCCAGCCGGGCGATGGCGTAGGCGGCGAACATCGACAGGATGCAGGAGATGAACGTCGCGATCAGGCAGATGCCGAACGAGTTGCGCAGCGCCGGCAGGAACAGGTCACTGGCCCCGCCGGTGAGGATCAGCGAGTAGTTCTCCGTCGTCGGGCTGCTCGGGAAGAACGACTCGTTGGCCAGGTCGCTGGGCGCCTTGAACGACAGCGACACGATCCAGGCGATCGGGGCCAGGCAGTACAGCACGATGGCGAAGCCCGCGACGATCCACCAGGTGCGTTCCTTCGTGGACATCAGCTGTCCCCCCTCGTCTGCGACAGGTCGACCTTGAAGCCCTTGATGAAGCTGAACGCGATGAGCACCACCGCGAGGAACAGCAGCACCGAGACCGCCGACCCGAGGCCGATCTCCAGCCGCGAGATGGTCTGCCGGTAGGCGAGGAACGAGACCGACTCGGTCGCGTTCGCGCCGCCGGTCATGATGAAGATGCTGTCGAAGACCCGGAAGGCGTCCAGGGTGCGGAACAGCAGCGCGACCATGATCGCGGCCTTCATGTTGGGCAGGGTGACCTTGCGCATCCGCTGCCACCAGGTCGCACCGTCGACCTTCGCCGCCTCCTGCAGCACCTCCGGCACCTGGGCCAGGCCGGCCAGCAGGAGCAGCGAGATGAACGGCGTGGTCTTCCAGATCTCGGCCAGGCAGATGACGAACAGCGAGCTCCAGGTGCCACCGAACCAGTCGGTGTCGGCACCGATCCCGGGGATCCAGCCGAACCAGCTGTTGATGAACCCGGTCTGGATGTCGAAGGCGAACTGCCAGGCGAACGCCGAGACGACGGTGATGACCGCGTACGGGATCAGGATCGCCGCGCGGAGCACCGGACGGATCGAGCTCAGCGCCTTCGCCATCACCAGCGCCAGGGCGAACCCGAGCACCAGCTCCACGGCGACGGTGACCGCGGTGATGAACAGCGTGACCAGGATGGCCCGCCACCACAGCCAGTCGGTGAGGATCACGAAGTAGTTCGAGAACCCGGTGAACGACCGGTTGTCCGGGTCGGTGAGCCGGAAGTCGAACAGCGAGTCGTAGAACGCCTGGGCGATCGGGTAGGCGGTCACCAGCAGCATGACCACGAGGGCGGGGCCGGCCAGCAACCAGCCCAGCCGCCGCTCGCTGCGGGTCCGGTCGCTCGCCTTCCCGTCGGGGGCGGAGACCGGGGTGGTCTTCTCCGCCGGGGGCAGCGTCGTGGTGCTCACAGCAGCTCCTCCTTCCGCAGGACTGCGTTGATCAGTTCGGTGGCCTCTTCCGGCGTCCGCTCCGGGTTCACCGACGACGGCGGGTGGTAGACGCGCTGGATGCCCCCGGACACCTCGCTGTAGTACGGCGTCTGCGGCCGGGGGGCAGCCAGTTCCAGGGAGTCCCGGATGGTGGGCGCCATCGGGAACTGCTCCAGCACCTCCGGGTCGTCGTAGACCGCGGTGTCCGACGCCGGGTTGCCGTTGCTGACGAAGTAGTACGCCTGGTTCTCCGTCGAGGTGATGCACTCGGTCGCCTCGTAGGCGAGGTCGACGTTGTCGCTGAAGGCGCCGACGCCGAGGTTGATCCCGCCGTAGGGCGGCGCGGCCGGGGTGTCCTCGTCGACCCGCGGGTAGATCGCCCAGCCGTAGTCCTCGGGCACCGAGGCGTCCATGGTCCCGTCCTCCACGGCGGCCAGGGCGCGGGGGTAGATGAACGGGTAGTTCACGTTGAACCCGCCGTCGGGGCCCTCGAACGCGGTTGCGGTGGAGTCCTCGTTCGCCGTGGACAGCGCCGGGCCGGCCGTGCCGCTGGTGGCGATCATCTGCATCACCTCGGTGGCGCGGACCCCTGCCTCGGACGTCAGACCCAGCTCGATCGCCGACGGGTCGGTGGAGTTCTCCTGGATGATCGAGCCGCCGGCGGATTCGATGAGCGCGTTGAACCAGACGGTCAGCGCCTCGGCGCGGATGCCCTGCACGCCGACCTGCACGCCCTGCTCCTGGGCCGCCGCCACGACCTCGTCCCAGGTGACCGGCTCGCTCATGTCCAGCCCGGCCGCCTCGGCGACCGACTCGCGGTACCAGAGCAGCTGGGTGTTCGCCCAGAACGGGACGGCGACCAGCTCGTCGTCCCACGTCGAGCCCTCGATGGCGCTGTCGACCACGTCCTCGGTCACCCGTTCGGCGACGTCCTCGGGCACCGGCGCGAGGAACCCGGCCTCGGCGAACTCGGGGATGAACGGCGGGTCGAGGCTCATGATGTCGATCGAGGAGTCGTTGGCCGCCAGCCGCCGGATCAGCTGCTCCCGTTGCTGGGACGCCTCGCGGGGCAGGACCGCCGTCTCGATCGTGTACCGACCCCCGGCCGCCTCGGTGCAGCGCGCCGCGATCTCCGCTTGCCCCCCGGAGTCGGGGTTGGTGTACCAGGTCAGCGTGGGCGTGCCGCCCCCGTCACTGCCACAGGCGGCGAGCGCCGAGGTGAGCACCACGGCCGCGGCGGCACCGCCCAGACCGCGCCTCAACCGCCCCCGGTGTGCCGCCCGCCCCGGGCCCGCCCGCTCTCCGTCGACACCGACCTTGCGAACGTCGCGCACCGTCCACCGCCTCCGTTGGCGCCGGGGCGATCCGATGATCGCCGTGGATCTCGGAGAGTGGCCCAGGCCACAGGGGCTGTCAAACGGACGGAGACCCCCCGGTGACCATCGCCGTGCCGACCGCCGAACGGTGGGCCATGACCGACGGCGTGGTCAGCACCTCGGGCAGCCGGGGCAGCTCGTGCTGGACGTAGGAGCGGGCGGCCGTCCAGGTGCCGACGTCGAAGCCGGCCTGCTCGGAGAGGAACCAGCGGTGCTCCAGCACCTCGTGGAAGACCTCCGCCGGGGCGAGCCGGCCGGCCAGCTCCTCGGGGACCGCCCCGATCACCGGCTGGTAGACCTCGGCCAGCCAGCGGTGGCCGGCGACCGTCTCGGGCACCGGCTCCCCGGCCCGCTGCTCGAGGTAGGCCCGGTAGGAGCGGACGTCGTTGAGCAGCCGCCTGGCCTGGTTCTCCTGCACCTCCAGCCCGGTCAGCCGGAACAGCTCGCGGCGGTTCTCCCCCGGCTCGGCGACCCGGGTCTCCACCCGCAGCCGGGCACCCTCCGCGGAGGTGATCAGCTCGATCTCGCCGACGTCGAAGCCCAGCTCGTTGATCCGGGCCAGTCGCTCGGCAACCCGGATGGCGGACTCGTCGAGCCGGAAGACCTCCTCCCGGGTCACCTCGTCCCACAGCGCCTCGTAGCGCTCGGGGAGGCAGTTGGCGACCTCCAGCGGGTCGATCTCCTCCGGCAGCAGCTCACCCGCCTGCAGGTCCATCAGCTCGGCACCCACCCGTTCCCGGGCCAGCTCGACGTCGTAGGTCCGCAGGCCCCGGGACAGCTGCGGGTGCCGCTCGGCGGTCTCGGCGTCGACCAGGTAGGCGGTGTAGGCCCCGGCGTCCAGCCGGAACAGGGTGTTCGACAGCGAGCAGTCGCCCCAGTAGACGCCGGCCAGGTGCAGTCGCACGAGCAGCTGCACCAGGGTGTCCAGCAACCGCTCGGCCGAGTCTCCGGCCCGCGCGCCGGAGAACAGGTAGCGGTAGGACATCGAGTACTCGAGGTACCGGGTGACCAGCACCGCCTCCAGCCCGTCCGGCCGGTCGACGCAGATGCCGAGCACCGAGACCGAGGGCAGGCCCTCCCCCTCGAACTCGGTCAGCAGCGCGTACTCGTGCCGGGCCAGCGGCTCGGCGATCTCCTTGAGCGCGTACACCCGGCCCTCGGCGACGGTGAAGCGCACGACGTGCCGGGAGATGCCGCGCTGCGGGACGTCGAGCAGCAGGCTCTCGTCCCACTCCTCCAGCGGCTGGTCCCAGGGCAGGGCCAGCAGCTCGGCGGCCTCGGTGGCCGGTGGGCGGAAGAGGAACCGCATCAGGTGCTCCAGAGGGTGTGCGGACGGCGGATCGGCCGGTGCTGGGCGGGACG from Modestobacter roseus encodes the following:
- a CDS encoding antibiotic biosynthesis monooxygenase, with product MLVHLVDVTSRLRHLTSTGTTRAPAHEPVTVTVARVVRPEQHGAFERWADDVQELVATFPGHLGSSLLRPGPASDEYHLVYRFADDASLAAWERSPQRREALDRVRRLVEDERVARAVGLETFFAVPPRPGPVWRSWLLTVAVVLLFTTSFQLLAVPVVGDWPWPLRLLLSAVYVVTALRLLMPRLSRWLAPWLQGSRRR
- a CDS encoding DNA-formamidopyrimidine glycosylase family protein, translating into MPEGDTVWLAAQRMNTALAGATLRRGELRVPQLAAVDLTGATVTEVVPRGKHMLIRLADRRTLRTHYRMDGSWHIYRRGSRWRGGPGHDVRAVLATDVHECVGYRLHDMRIVPTADEAQLVGHLGPDVLGPDWDVDEALRRLRSHPDEQIGVALLDQRNLAGPGNLYKVESLFLTGVNPWARVADVPDLRALVERARTLMLANRDRPEQSTTGILRRGQDHWVAGRKGRPCRRCGTRIELGDQGPDLQERVTWWCPTCQATPVPVDPRARTGLPGTEPRRAAY
- a CDS encoding DNA-formamidopyrimidine glycosylase family protein, whose protein sequence is MPEGDTVWLAANRMNTALAGATLTTGELRVPQLATVDLAGATVTEVVPRGKHMLTRFADGRTLRSHYRMDGSWHIYRNGTPWKGGPAHSIRAVLSTDAWDCVGYRLHDLRIVPTSAEHELVGHLGPDVLGPDWDLDEALRRLRSHPDEEIGVAVLDQRNLAGIGNLYKVETLFMTRTHPWTRVADVPDLPGLVTRARTLMQANRDRPEQSTTGSTRRGEDHWVFGRRGRPCRRCRTPILLGDQGPDTQERVTYWCPQCQAARSPIDPTARTGERDHPPSLAGR
- a CDS encoding PspA/IM30 family protein; translated protein: MPNPFVKLWKYLTASANQQIDQRADPKVQISQAIEAEQQRHQALANQAAAVLGNQRQLEMRLNRQLSEVEQMQASARQALVLADQTRAAGDAAKAAEYEQAAQAFATQLVSAEQAMEDLKRSHDEALQAAEQAKGAVETSRMRLQTTLAERTKLLSQLEQAKMQERVSDSLRQVNELSAPGNTPSLGEVRDKIESRYANALGQAELAQNSVEGRMLDVQKATLDVAGSSRLAEIRAAMAGQQGAGGTGQQAVTGGQQAAAIEQGTDAVPGTEQQPAAQPAERPEQA
- the pgi gene encoding glucose-6-phosphate isomerase — translated: MDITATDEWGALAAHHATIEGATLRQLFSDDPGRGHRLTGTAGDLHVDWSKHRVTDETVRLLAALAERAGLPERIEAMFRGEHINTTEDRAVLHVALRAPAGQELVVDGQDVAADVHEVLAKMRGFADRVRSGEWTGHTGERIRAVVNIGIGGSDLGPAMAYTALADYSDRGLTARFVSNIDPTDFAEKTRDLDPATTLFVVCSKTFTTLETLTNATAARDWLLASGADESAVAKHFVAVSTNADAVAEFGIDTENMFGFWDWVGGRYSFTSAVGLALMVAIGPAGYDEMLAGFHAVDEHFRRTPLAENLPVLQGLLNVWYTSFFGAQTHAVLPYSQYLSRLPAYLQQLTMESNGKSVTWDGEPVSTTTGEVYWGEPGTNGQHAFHQLLHQGTSLIPSDFIGFGEPNHDIGDMHDLLMANMFAQSAALAFGKTAEEVAADGTAADVVPHKVMPGNRPSTTILAPKLTPSTLGQLVAFYEHTVFTEGVIWQIDSFDQWGVELGKVMARQLAPALTSEDAPEIDQDDSTVALVEHYRRLRNRPV
- a CDS encoding ABC transporter ATP-binding protein → MASIEMKSIVKKYGDGFPAVNDVSLDIADGEFMILVGPSGCGKSTLLRMIVGLEDITSGDMVIGGKRVNDLAPRERNLSMVFQNYALYPHLTVFENIAFPLRLSKVDDAEVQKRVNEAADVLELHEHLERKPANLSGGQRQRVAMGRAIVRQAEAFLFDEPLSNLDAKLRGQMRTEISRLQRRLGITTVYVTHDQTEAMTLGDRVCVLRKGKIQQVASPRELYEQPVNLFVAGFIGSPPMNFLPATLDDRTLTTPFGQIELDERRAAAVAGRDVLLVGIRPEYFEDASLVDEAKRPLGSVFTARVDVTEWLGDSQFAYIPYEAPEEIRAQLRDLSRELDAEELRTQAIVSIDATSRIREGRDAEFWLDSRKVHVFDPASGENLTRDAEAGAELTRMAAQDREEQVADAQGSISERSNSAA
- a CDS encoding carbohydrate ABC transporter permease, with protein sequence MSTKERTWWIVAGFAIVLYCLAPIAWIVSLSFKAPSDLANESFFPSSPTTENYSLILTGGASDLFLPALRNSFGICLIATFISCILSMFAAYAIARLDFPGKKFILGTALAVAIFPVISIVTPLFNLWRNIGLYDTWPGLIIPYLSLTLPISIWTMSAFFREIPWEMEQAAQVDGATTWQAFRKVIVPLAAPGVFTTAIIAFFIAWNDFVYGISLTSTEASRPVPAALGLFSGASQFEDPTGAIAAAAVIVTIPVVVLVLLFQRRIVAGLTNGAVKG
- a CDS encoding carbohydrate ABC transporter permease yields the protein MSTTTLPPAEKTTPVSAPDGKASDRTRSERRLGWLLAGPALVVMLLVTAYPIAQAFYDSLFDFRLTDPDNRSFTGFSNYFVILTDWLWWRAILVTLFITAVTVAVELVLGFALALVMAKALSSIRPVLRAAILIPYAVITVVSAFAWQFAFDIQTGFINSWFGWIPGIGADTDWFGGTWSSLFVICLAEIWKTTPFISLLLLAGLAQVPEVLQEAAKVDGATWWQRMRKVTLPNMKAAIMVALLFRTLDAFRVFDSIFIMTGGANATESVSFLAYRQTISRLEIGLGSAVSVLLFLAVVLIAFSFIKGFKVDLSQTRGDS
- a CDS encoding extracellular solute-binding protein, which gives rise to MRRGLGGAAAAVVLTSALAACGSDGGGTPTLTWYTNPDSGGQAEIAARCTEAAGGRYTIETAVLPREASQQREQLIRRLAANDSSIDIMSLDPPFIPEFAEAGFLAPVPEDVAERVTEDVVDSAIEGSTWDDELVAVPFWANTQLLWYRESVAEAAGLDMSEPVTWDEVVAAAQEQGVQVGVQGIRAEALTVWFNALIESAGGSIIQENSTDPSAIELGLTSEAGVRATEVMQMIATSGTAGPALSTANEDSTATAFEGPDGGFNVNYPFIYPRALAAVEDGTMDASVPEDYGWAIYPRVDEDTPAAPPYGGINLGVGAFSDNVDLAYEATECITSTENQAYYFVSNGNPASDTAVYDDPEVLEQFPMAPTIRDSLELAAPRPQTPYYSEVSGGIQRVYHPPSSVNPERTPEEATELINAVLRKEELL